In the Triticum aestivum cultivar Chinese Spring chromosome 2B, IWGSC CS RefSeq v2.1, whole genome shotgun sequence genome, ATCCTCAAAAGAAAAAATTTACCTGTGCTACTACTTCATGTGTGCTATGCATTGTGGATCATGCATGCTTGCACTGATCGCATACATGCGTACTGCTTCATGGATTCTGGATCATGCATGCTTGTACTGGTTCATGCATACATGTGTGATGGTTCATGAATGCTTATAGTGGTCATGTATACTGGATCATGCATGCTCGTACTGCTTCATGCATAGTGTACTGGTTCCTGCATGATTGTTCATCTAGTTATCAATGTAATAAATCCATGACACCACTTATTTGCAAATGAAGGCAAGAAAAAGAGAAGGCGGTACAAAGATGAAGAAAAGCAAAATCTATTTGCCATGATCTTGGAGAGGTCTTCTTTGGGTAAATTGAATCATGGAATTACTAAAGCTATCACCGAAGAAACAAACATTCCTTTGCGAACTATACAACTGAGATGGCTGGAGGGAAAGAAGGCTGGTGGATTGCAGGGAGTCTTGAGCAAGAGGACCAAGAATTGTGGCCGCAAGAGGATTGCTTTCAATGAAGATGCCATAAAGGATATTGATCTAAGAAAAAGAACAAGTCTCCAAGATCTTGCTAATGAGTTGAACATGGCAAAGACTACCTTATTCATGCATTTGAAGGAGGGCAGACTCAGGCGGCATTCTAATGCCGTCAAATCAACATTGACAGAAGAAAACAACAGGGCTAGGGTTAAGTTTTGTTTGTCTATGTTTCAGCCACTAAGCATCCCACAACAGCCAACATTTGATGGAATGTACAACGTCATCCACATAGATGAGAAGTGGTTCTATCGCACTCGGAAGAATAAAAAATCTATTTGGGTCTCAACGAGGAAGATCTGAAGCGTACCACACAAaacaagaattacattgaaaaagtGATGTTCCTTGTTGCGGTGGCGAGGCCTCGATACGATGATGATGGCAACATGACATTTGATGGCAAGATTGGCATATGGCCTTTTACATTCCTAGAGGAGGCTAAGAGGGATAACAAGAACCGCGACGTGGGAACAATTGTTACTAAGGTGTTGCCGGCGGTGACAAGGAAAGTTAGCCAAGGTTACATGGTGAACAAACTTCTTCCTGCCATTAAGGAGAAGTGGCTTGCTTCGGACCGCGGTTATCCTATAATCATACAACAGGACAATGCTAAAACTCATATTCCCATCAATGATCCTATGTTTTGTGAAGCCACAATGGCAGATGGATGGAACATTAGGTTGACGTGCCAACCACCTAATTCTCCTGATCTAAACATATTGGACCTAGGTTTTTTTTGCAGCTCTACAAGCTTTATTTTAGAAGTTGTTCCCAGGTTCACTAGATGACATTGTTACCAAGGTGCTCCAAGCATATGGAGAGTACCCCCCTGAGAGGAGCAACCGCATCTTCCTCACATGAGGAAGATACTGAAACTTAATGGCGGCCAACACTACAAGGTTCCACACATGAGGAAGATGGCCCTAGCAGGAGCTGGCCTTCTCCCAGCTAGGTTACCATGTGATCCAGCAATTGTAAATGCCGCGATCGAGTTCCTAAGTGCCACCATCTAGACATGGTCATTGTCTTCTCATGCAACTCTTTGCACTCTGGACATATTTTGGTTCACTTGATCAATGTAGGCTGGACATATTTTGGCAACAAATGATCAATGTAATCTGAACAtattttggcaacaagtgatcAATGTAATCTGGACATATTGATCCATGTATTTTGGATATGTTTTGTGTTTAGTTGACCAATGATAATTTCCATGCATGCAATTGAGGTTGAGCTATTTAATCTGGAGCTAACCATGAAgcaaaaataaacatcacatgatCACAACCAAGTTTGAGCAATGTAATCCAAACACTCTCTATATTCAGTTGAGAAGCTACACATCACAGACTTCCCAAATAAAATACACATCACATCTGATCACCATGTCCATGCATGCAAGTTCATTTTGATGAATAAACTCACATCAGATAACCAGGAATTAATAAGTTCGGCATAATATCCCTTACCTCCATCGTCGATTCATCGAGCGAGTCGCCATCGTGAGCGGGCATAGAGTCAGGCACGAAAGATACATCACTGTCAGCATCCTCGGGCAGTGCCGCTTCACCGTCTTCGGGCAGCAACTCTACGCCGTCATCGGTCTGGGCGTCCTGGAGCAGCAACTCGACACCGTCATCGGTCTGGGCGTCCTGGAGCAGCAACTCGACACCGTCGTCGGTCTGGGCGTCCTCGGGTAGCAACTCTATGCCATCGTCGGTATGGGCGTCCTCGAGCAGCACGTCTACGCTGTCGCCGGTCTCGGCGTCCTCAGGCAACATGTGTCCGCCGTCGGTATCGGCGCCCTCGGGCAGCACCTCTCCGCCATCGGTCTCGGCGTCGTCGGGCAGCACCTCATTGCCGTCTTGGGTCTCAGCGTCCTCGGGCAGTACCTCTTCACCGGCCAAGATGGGCAAGCTCCCTGTACTAAGGACATGCACACCATTGCTTGGGAAGCAGTTGAGCTTGTTGCCGCACATGCATCATGTTCCTGATCTTGGGCAACCGCCAAGGACATGGACGTCGTCTTGAACAAAATTGAGCAGCATGGGCGAGACATCTTCTACACGAACGCAGACATCGGCATCCTGGGTCACAAGCGAACCTTGGTTAGTGTCGCCGACATCAAATCCGTTGACGTACTCGAGCAGGTCCTCCTTACTGAGGGCATCCAACCAGTCTCCACCGCAGCCCTCGCCGGggacctcctcctcttcttcctcctctgtttcTTCGAATTCCCACTGCCGCTTGCAGAATCGTTGACCATCTGGTCCGTCCACCTTGGGCGTCTGGCCTAGCAACAACTTGATTTGCTTTATTGCTGCCTTTGCCTCCTTCAACAGAGTCAGCACCTTCCCCCTCACCTCTCCCTCAACTCCGCCGGCCATGAAGACCGCCGCCTCCACCAAAGCTCTCGACCACGATCTATTGGATGGCTCCTGTCGTGAGGCGGAGAAGATCgatgagagagggagaggaagcgttGTGGGAGGTGGGAATCAGCAAGGGAGGTGGGGATCGATGGGGATCAACGAGGAAGAAGGGAGATCGACAGGGATCAGAGAGGCGGGGAGGGAGGTGGGGAAAGCAGCGACAAGAAAGAGATAAGGGAGAGAGAGGCGAGCGATGCGGTGAGCGATGGCTGTTCGATTTGGTGGGGGGGCATTTTCGTCCAAAATCGATGGAGGAGGGAGACACGCACTATATTGTGGAATTTCTCTCAAAAACTTATACGCACTATAaaacggaatggagggagtacgacaGACGGTACTACCTGATAGAACTGATCTGGGTTAAATAAGCTAAAACTTGGAAAGGTGAGCCGGTCGATTGAAGctagtttttcttttattttttgcaagAGAAATTTCCCCAATCTATTCGTCAATTATGGCAGTACAGAGAACACtacaaataataaaaattacaactagaTCCATGGACCATCTAGCGATGACTACAAACACTAGAGCAAGCCAAAGGCGTGCTGGCGTCATTGCCCCGCCCTCATCGGAagcgggcaaaccttgttgtagtcattgttgaggaaatcattaactggtagctgctcggttggctggtgagtaggggattaatcggctgaTCGGCAaattaatcggccatttaatcaattaatcggacgatttatcggtttataggctactcggtgaccctacgagtagggattaatcgccAAGTTAACTatttaatcggatgaattcttgaacaggggttgTAGTCGACAATCGGAAAGTCGACATTCTAAAGCCCAAAGGGACCAGCGCACCAGAGGAGCAACCATCACCGATGAAGAGAGTTATAGATCGGAAAGATCAAACCTGTAACCACGCAAACAAAGATATATTGGATCCAAATGGATCCACCGAAGCCCAGCACTGTCTGAATCCCACGACATCCGACGGAGACATGCCTCCACATATCCTCTAACGACGATACTCACACCATTGATACGGGGTTAGgacgtgggagacattattcctagTGAAGGACATCACCACCACTACACAGCCCCAACCAAGACGTTGAACCTAACGAAAACGAGAACATGTTCCCTCCCGCcggtgggaggggggagggggcgagaTCCTCCACATCTCCACGGCCCAAAAGCCATCGGAGGTGGGGCGGATCGGTGCAACGCCGGCGGAAGGAGGAAGGAGACTTTTCTTGAGTAGGAAAGACACCCGCGGTGGGCTAGAGCAAACAACACGCAAGGGGTGCATGTGCTACAAAAGCTCGATACTGTACTTAGCTACCGTCGATGCTGCCGTCTGGGCTTAATTAGCACAGGACCATCTCGACCTCGCTCCATCCGTGCCCGTCGCAAGCAACGATTTTCTTCCTACGGAAAGCGCAAGCTCTGCTAATGATGATCGACGGCACCGGAGTACCTCACGACACCCATAAGGATGGTGGCGACGGGCAACGCCCTCTCTAGCTTGCTCCATGTGTTGCACTGCGAGAGAGCATCGCGTTAGCGTCGGATTAATTAGCGATGATATGGGATATTGGGGCATGGGGTGATAGCTAGAATTAGCGATTAATTAGCGTTGCTAGTCGGTGCAGGCCGGCCGGGGTCCTCGCCGCCGTGCTTAACGACGGCGTCATCCTCTCGCCAGAATTCTTTGCTTCTCTCCTGGTCAGCTGGTCTGGTGGCTTCGCTAACGGCTATGCCGTCTGGGCCTAGCAGTCAGGTTGTTTTGTTTTTTGAGTCGCGCGTGCGTGTATCGCTAGAGAGATCGTGCTCCCGGATTCTTGGAGGTCCGGTTTGCTCCGCGTCAGGATGTCGCTTTCTAACTTCGACCCTGGTTGCATCCCTCTGACTGCTCCTCGGACGGTTGCGCGAGGCCCGGTCTAGGCTGCCAACTCCAAGCTGTCGTCGCTGCTTGGCCCAGCTCCGAGGTTCAGTCACATCGCTGGTCAGGTGCAATCGATCGATATCCCGACGCAGGCGGCCCGTGCCCAGGTTTTCGGGGGTTCTGGCGCGGATCTGCATGCCTTGGAGGCTGGGCGGGTGCTTGACCTCCCCGTGCATAATCAAGTACCTGTCCTTAATCTGTCGCGTTTACCGGTGTCGCCGCCTGTTGGCCAATCGCCTGCCTTGCTTTGCCCCCCTCCCCCTGCTGATCCCCCTGTCCCGCTCCCCCGCGCAGCCAGGACCCCGTTGTCGCTGCATGCACTAGCACTCGCTCGGCGTCCTTCAGGGACGTTCTGGTCTCGGGCTACCCCCAGTCCCCCACAGCTGCACGCTCATCTGCGTCGTATCGCCTTCTCTGATTTGCTAAGCCACGAGACCTTCACCTACGCTGTTTCCGATGCCTTGCCTATAGCCACCGCAGGCAGGATTGTAGAGATCCAGCCATTTGTTGGCTATGTAGAAAGGTTGGCCACCTTAGCTTTCAATGCCCTTTGCGTTTCCTGAGCCCTAACCCTAGGCCTCCCTCCCAGGCTTCTTATACCTCCCCGTCTACCCCCCGCCCTGTGCCATCCAGCCTTCGTCCATCCCCTCCCTTGATAGCTTTGCCCCCTCCGAGCGCCAGCTCCTCAACGTCCTCCCCCGCCGCTCCTATGGAGCCCGTAGTTCGCGGCCGCCCCACCTCGCTCGATGTTCACTACCCCATGGTGCCTGACAAGAACACCCTAGTTTGTCTTCTCAACATCTCCCCGTCCCTGCCCAGCTTTCTCCCTTGGCTCAAGCGTGTCTTCCTGTAGCGGCTATGTATCTCCGCCGTGCGCTTCGCAGGCTCTGCGGTGGGCACCGTCTTCGTCGTGTTCCAGCGCGAGGAGGAGCAGGCGGCTGCCCTCTGGGCTAGCCCGCTGTACGTTGGTTCCCGTATCGTGCGTATCATGCCGCACAATGAGGGGAGCAATGCCTTCTCCTTTTCCTTCAAGCATGTCGTCAACCTCTCGCTGGAGAAGCTTCCTCTGGAGCTATGGAATAGGCGGGGCAGGGCGGCGTCAGTTGCGGGCTTCACCAGCATCCCGCGAGGGGAGCACGCCTGCCTTTATGGCAGCGAGTTCTCGAGCATTTTCGTGCCGGTCAAGGTTGAAGCTCTCCAGGACATTCCGCACCACCTTGCTTTCCACCGGGTGGATGGCGCTGGTGCATACGTCGACGTCCTCATCAATGAGGTCTGGGACATGGCCCGCTCTCTTGGCGCTCCTTCGGCTCCACCGCAGCCCCCGCTCGGGCCACATGACGGTGAAGACGGCGGCTTGGGCTTTGGAGGGGGTGGTGCCATGCCGTGCACGCTCTAGCGCCAAGGCCGCGCACGGACACGGGGGGCTGGCGCCGCTGCTAGGCCGGCGGCTGACGAGGACGGCATGGCCACTCGTGCTTTTCGGGCCTTCCTCTACCCGCTCATCGCCACCCCCGGCGACCTCATGACCATGATGCAGCTCTCCGTCAAGCCCAAGCTCGTCAAGTGCGCCCCTTTCTACCTCCCCACTGCCGAGCAAATCGAGCATGAAGATGAGCACCGAGATTGCCTTCTCTTAGTTCCGCTTGCGGTGGATACCCACAAGCCTCGTGTCATCGTCTCCTTCGACCCATAATCCATGGCGTTCTCCTTCAAGCTCGAGCTCAGCCACTGCCGTACTGCGGCTGGGATCATCCCAGTGCGTGCGCTCATGATGGATGATGGCTACTTTCCGTCCTTCGACCTGCGCTCTGATCTGCTAGCACGGGAAAGCTGTCGTTCCTTGCTGTTCAAGTTATGGCCGGAAGCGAGCGACGACGGGACTTGTGCTCGTACCCTACCTCTGCTGCCTGCTGTGGAGAGCTGGCACCCGCCCAAGTCTGTGGTGCCTGCTGGGCTTTTGCCcatggtgggtgtcggtgtcaaaaccggcggatctcgggtagggggtcccgaactatgcgtctaggcggatggtaacaggagacaagggacacgatgtttttacccaggttcggactctctcggtggaggtaaaaccctactcctgcttgattgatattgatggtatgggtattacaagagttgatctaccacgagatcagagaggctaaaccctagaagctagcctatggtatgattgttcttcgtcctacggactaaaactctccggtttatatagacatcggagagggctagggttacacagagtcggttacaatgggaggagatcttcatatcgtatcgccaagcttgccttccacgccaaggaaagtccctatccggacacgggacggagtcttcaatcttgtatcttcatagtccgggagtccggccaaaggtcatagtccggccatccggacaccccctaatctaggactccctcagtagcccctgaaccaggcttcaatgacgacgagtccggcgtgcaagttgtcttcggcattgcaaggcgggttcctcctacgaatacttcatagaagatgttgaacaccaggatagtgtccggctctgcaaaaatttgttccgcatgccaccatagagagaataatatttacacaaatctaatctgctgacgtgttcccggcgtgacatcatgccacggcctagCCTTTATTCATTTTACCGTTCCTCCTCAGCGCgcttagcgaggtggtttccttggcacgtcttgtcaaagcagagatcgtgtccccttattccgggatcctcatcagtacgggtgtgggtaacccagccACGCCATTAACCGCGACGCTTGGGAGAtgagcgagttttattaggccggtgggggctcgtagcttcggccgcccatataaggggataagaatctaccctttccattcacgccttcttcctcctttgcttttcgtccttgcgcactcgagctccaatgcccaagcccgcacatctcgcctTGAcctactccaaccatgtccggagcgggaggcaagtggatggcctcctccgtcacggaggggcacatcaaaaggttgcggaaagccggatacctgcacaacgacattgcgcaccggcttccagacgaagggcagctcatccccacccctaggccccatgagagggttgtatttcttccccatttcctccgcggactgggctttcctcttcacccgttcgtccgggggctcatgttctattacagcctGGACatccacaatctggccccgaacttcatcctcaacatctcggcgttcatcgtcgtgtgcgaggccttcctccgcatccagcctcactttggcctatggctaaagatcttaagtgtcaagccgaaggtcgtgggtggatgccaagcggagtgcggaggcgccatggtgggcaagatgcccaatgtcacatggctcgagggcgccttcgtagagaccatcaaagggtggcaatcggggtggttctatatcaccgagccgcgtgaccctgaatgggcagcggcccccgaattccaatctgtcattcccacacggctcacgtcttggaaagagacgggcctgttgtggggtaattcggCGGAAGTGACCAcccttcaaacctgcatcaaagacctgattagtaggaaggttaaacttgtcaccgtagtcctggtcatgctcttccgccggattctcccatgtcaacgacgggctttcaacttgtgggagttcgacccggccaagcactagactctatcccggctcttcgacacaaagcatgaggatgcatggaaggtgctattcaagagctccgagttCCCGCCTCCCGTccccgaggatcgcggattctgcgccaagcgccaagccagcgcgtgAGCTAATCTTCCCATTACGGGGcatctgttttccatagatttgattttatgtgggatctaaacccccatccctttgacaggactggcagaagagggTCAGACTGATcagctgtccggctcctttgcccgcaGACCCAGCGAACGCTCGtttaacgaagctgctggttccggcacctcacctggtgccggagaagaaggccaagaagaaggccacggggactcgaaagagctcccggcgcctggtggtgtcggattcatcgcccgacgacctcGACACACCCTCCGCCtcagaagacgaggaggaagaagaagaagaagaagcctctccccctccaacgggggatggaaagaaaaggaaggccgccccaactagggaggccggagggtccaagaaggggaaaacccttctgtcggACTACACCtctgatgccgaagacggcggggaggaatggccatccagggtcaagcccctggcaaaatcgtaagtgtctggGTACCCAAATAACTTATGGCGTTCCTCTATTATTTGGCactttctgacgccgaattcaatcatgcagtccgcccagagctcagctcggtgattcatcgagcggctccctaaatccatcggatgtgaatagcacttcacttccgacggcctcctccccgctccctgcggacgacatcgaggtggagtcccaaaaggggccgaaccaggaggaggtggtcctggaggcgccccaaggcgacctcccggaccccaggcccAAGGGGGCGAAGCCCTAGAGGGATCTAAGTCCAGCCCTGGGCCAGACACTACTCCGGAACCgccaacggttccagagtccgacaggcggcaccttcataagaagggcaagcctacaccGCCGGCGACCTTCgtccatccagaggtgccggacaacttgctggaggcgctcaaaggcgccaccatcaacgaagaacaccgcactgttatgagtgcggtgattcaaaaggttcagtccgccaggagcgggctgaccgaagcctgtacaagtctgttaacaagctttgaggtatgtgttcaaaacatataaaaatgttaccgcatagacagtagcccctgatgctcagttcggcgttcggaaaagaaaagccgagctgacgatctaaaaagatatatgcaggagtctaataaaaatatgtcgatatgggaatgcagactgcgctgctgacctctgtcgcactgactgcggaggtcaatgcattgaaaggaagactcgagcggtccgagaacgagctcggtcgtgccaagaagcagctcgaggacaagtagggtatgtaataccgtatataaatgtatatagaaatacttgattgcaaataatgacaggaccaacttaaatgttgcaggggccacggccgaggtcgCGACcatgaaggaggcggtctccaaggccgaaaacagtgcggccctggagcgcgccgagcaagagaagcaggaggcgcgggtggcggaggtgcggcaagagctccaggctctcgtggaaaaacacgagagtttggagcgtgactcgaagactcgagagtccgagcttgcattggcgcttgagagtgccaaaaacgctaaggccgaagcccagaaggccctccaggagatcaaggcgatgaagaaaatagcggcgggtaaggcattttttatgcaaagcaagaatataaaagttaattatctgctatttacccgaatccagagctctccaggagcgttcgccgatctgccccgcagtgcgtctgacaccgccgcatactaccgagccgaagaggggagctcgacagaaaaagtgttttggtctcagtatgttgaggccgaacatccggtgcccctgagcgaccagctgaagcagctggtcgagctccacaaggtggctgaacaggccatgaagggcctcatagctcgg is a window encoding:
- the LOC123042480 gene encoding uncharacterized protein, encoding MCGNKLNCFPSNGVHVLSTGSLPILAGEEVLPEDAETQDGNEVLPDDAETDGGEVLPEGADTDGGHMLPEDAETGDSVDVLLEDAHTDDGIELLPEDAQTDDGVELLLQDAQTDDGVELLLQDAQTDDGVELLPEDGEAALPEDADSDVSFVPDSMPAHDGDSLDESTMEEPVHYA